One segment of candidate division KSB1 bacterium DNA contains the following:
- a CDS encoding polysaccharide biosynthesis tyrosine autokinase: protein MKEKIMRQTTPLADYLRILYRGRWGIVACFVVVLAIALYLNVTAVPLYQADAKVMVKVKSNLGLPPFDGSAYWQMETMISNQIEILRGRAIAKAVAQKLLESPYAAELPLLQAHGHVKSRWQRLMEAAGRLLGRSVADTARHRPAGRRLQDVETLARSLSGYLSIEPIRNTDMILISAVSEHPREAMLIANAYVEAFSDLNRAMSQAEVRQVKTFLENQLNVIQQQLAESERALKDFTRAQKTLTLPDDASRLVEKLVEFESLYKESLAELESQRARLRFIDSQLGRKLELEVTAATSYLEELKREMAALQQERAVQVAYLVNNGNYDEKNPRLQQLDEQIHALTQKFKDEFARHAAAEPAGSPALQDELYVRKFEVEASLQALQPKVASLQEIVADYTRRLESLPEKKLVLAQLQRSAQVDENIYLMMKQKYEELRITEVGQLGDVRIIEPAELPEAPLGPNKRLNLILGMVFGLSLGVGLAFLLDMLDSSVRTVEDLERMGQPVLGSIPLIKEDKALQLLKISLNGSTNGATNGSAHPPDNDENRRKAARLISHFAPQSPIAEAYRTLRTGIQYTHFGSPLRTLLVTSPGPGDGKSTTVANLAIVMAQSGSKVLLIDADLRRPVLHHVFKLDRRLGLSNVLAGHAAHGEAIAATEIDNLHVMTCGTLPPNPSELLGSSTMQRLMETLKAEYEILLFDSPPAIAVTDAAVLARLVDGVFLVVKAGQTSKEATFQTFKLLQQMKARFLGTLLNSVKMESLYGSYYYYYHYHYHANHTNGKLPKQQRKLPAWS from the coding sequence ATGAAAGAAAAAATCATGCGCCAAACCACACCGCTTGCCGACTATCTGCGCATTCTGTATCGCGGGCGGTGGGGCATTGTGGCGTGTTTTGTGGTGGTGCTGGCGATCGCGCTCTATTTGAACGTCACCGCGGTGCCGCTCTATCAGGCAGACGCCAAGGTCATGGTCAAGGTGAAGTCCAACCTCGGACTGCCTCCGTTTGATGGCAGTGCCTATTGGCAGATGGAGACCATGATCAGCAACCAGATCGAGATTCTACGCGGCCGCGCGATTGCCAAGGCTGTCGCACAAAAATTGTTGGAATCCCCTTATGCTGCCGAATTGCCCCTGCTGCAGGCACACGGTCATGTCAAAAGCCGCTGGCAGCGGCTGATGGAAGCCGCCGGCCGTTTGCTGGGCCGCAGCGTCGCCGACACGGCCCGCCACCGGCCGGCGGGCCGCAGACTGCAGGATGTGGAGACCCTGGCGCGCAGCCTGTCCGGCTATCTCAGCATCGAGCCCATCCGCAACACCGACATGATCCTGATCAGCGCCGTTTCCGAACACCCGCGCGAGGCGATGCTGATCGCCAATGCCTACGTTGAAGCCTTCAGCGATCTCAACCGCGCCATGAGCCAGGCGGAAGTTCGCCAGGTGAAGACCTTTCTGGAAAATCAATTGAACGTCATTCAACAGCAACTGGCGGAATCAGAAAGGGCGCTGAAGGATTTCACCCGGGCGCAGAAAACCCTGACCCTGCCCGATGACGCCAGCCGTCTGGTGGAAAAACTGGTGGAGTTCGAATCCCTTTACAAGGAATCCCTGGCGGAGCTGGAGTCCCAGCGTGCGCGCCTGCGCTTCATCGACAGTCAGCTCGGTCGCAAACTCGAACTCGAGGTGACCGCCGCGACTTCCTACCTGGAAGAATTAAAACGGGAGATGGCGGCCCTGCAGCAGGAGCGCGCCGTGCAGGTGGCGTATCTCGTCAACAACGGCAATTACGACGAGAAGAATCCGCGCCTGCAGCAGCTCGATGAACAAATTCACGCGTTGACACAGAAGTTCAAAGATGAGTTTGCCCGGCATGCGGCGGCAGAGCCCGCCGGCTCGCCGGCCCTGCAGGACGAGCTGTATGTGCGCAAGTTCGAAGTGGAAGCCTCGCTGCAGGCCCTGCAACCGAAAGTGGCCTCGCTCCAGGAGATCGTGGCGGACTACACCCGCCGGCTGGAGAGCCTGCCGGAGAAAAAGCTGGTGCTGGCACAACTGCAACGCTCGGCGCAGGTGGATGAGAATATCTACCTGATGATGAAGCAAAAGTATGAAGAACTGCGCATCACCGAAGTCGGCCAGCTCGGCGACGTGCGCATCATTGAGCCCGCAGAGCTACCCGAGGCCCCGCTCGGCCCCAACAAGCGGCTCAATCTCATCCTGGGCATGGTGTTCGGCCTGAGTCTGGGCGTGGGGCTGGCTTTCCTGCTCGACATGCTCGACTCCTCGGTGCGCACAGTGGAGGATTTGGAGCGCATGGGCCAGCCGGTGCTCGGCTCGATTCCCCTGATCAAGGAAGACAAGGCGCTGCAGCTTCTCAAAATTTCATTGAACGGCTCGACCAACGGGGCGACCAATGGCAGCGCGCACCCGCCTGACAATGACGAAAACCGGCGGAAGGCGGCACGCTTGATCAGCCACTTCGCACCCCAGTCACCGATTGCCGAAGCCTATCGCACCTTGCGCACCGGCATCCAATACACCCACTTCGGGAGCCCCCTGCGCACCCTGTTGGTTACCAGTCCGGGACCGGGCGACGGCAAGTCGACCACCGTGGCAAATCTCGCCATCGTCATGGCGCAAAGCGGCAGCAAAGTATTGCTCATCGATGCCGATTTGCGGCGGCCGGTGCTGCATCACGTGTTCAAACTCGACCGGCGCCTGGGCTTGTCGAATGTGCTGGCCGGCCACGCTGCGCATGGCGAGGCCATTGCAGCAACAGAGATTGACAATCTCCATGTCATGACCTGCGGCACCCTGCCGCCCAATCCCTCGGAGCTGCTCGGCAGCAGCACGATGCAGCGTCTGATGGAAACGCTCAAAGCCGAGTACGAAATCTTGTTGTTCGACAGCCCGCCTGCCATCGCGGTCACCGACGCCGCGGTGCTCGCCCGCCTGGTCGATGGCGTTTTCCTGGTGGTGAAGGCCGGCCAAACCAGCAAGGAAGCCACGTTTCAGACGTTTAAACTGCTGCAACAGATGAAAGCCCGCTTCCTGGGCACCCTGCTCAATTCCGTCAAAATGGAAAGCTTGTACGGCAGCTACTACTATTATTACCACTATCACTACCACGCCAACCACACCAACGGCAAGCTGCCAAAGCAGCAGCGCAAATTGCCGGCGTGGTCGTGA
- a CDS encoding UpxY family transcription antiterminator has product MNTATEKIRHWYALYTRPNFEKRVDRELRRLGLHAYLPLRPVLRQWSDRKKWIEMPLFSCYVFVHADAKERLLSLTPEGVVRMLGQHGQPSIIPEHEIAIVRKMLANDFDPEPIPHLVPGDLLEIIAGPLAGLRGVLRSFEGRQRLIIAFESIGQSLAINIDPRQLRKITGGPSHSYSRTVPQPPLGV; this is encoded by the coding sequence ATGAACACAGCAACCGAAAAGATTCGCCATTGGTACGCGCTTTATACGCGGCCGAATTTTGAGAAACGTGTGGATCGCGAACTCCGCCGCCTGGGCTTGCACGCCTATCTGCCGTTGCGTCCGGTGTTGCGGCAGTGGAGTGATCGCAAGAAATGGATCGAGATGCCGCTGTTTTCCTGCTATGTCTTCGTGCATGCCGATGCCAAAGAGCGCCTGCTCTCGCTCACGCCCGAGGGCGTGGTGCGCATGCTGGGCCAGCACGGCCAGCCCTCGATCATTCCCGAGCATGAGATCGCCATCGTGCGCAAAATGCTGGCGAATGATTTCGATCCCGAGCCGATTCCGCATTTGGTGCCGGGCGATTTGCTGGAAATCATCGCCGGACCACTGGCCGGCCTGCGCGGGGTGCTGCGCTCGTTTGAGGGCCGGCAACGCCTCATCATCGCCTTCGAGTCGATTGGCCAGTCACTGGCCATCAACATCGATCCGCGCCAGCTTCGCAAGATCACAGGCGGCCCGTCCCATTCTTACAGCCGGACCGTGCCGCAGCCTCCGTTGGGAGTTTGA